The Apium graveolens cultivar Ventura chromosome 11, ASM990537v1, whole genome shotgun sequence genome has a window encoding:
- the LOC141698563 gene encoding ABC transporter C family member 3-like, with protein MIIMSNNLLFSLFNGDNIMLKPIFLHGFSGVLHLLFLIIIFGSWVFNKFRIKQGFSENNVVRLSCYRLALFTCWGLALFSVVICLLNNFYWYRNGWSDVKVLVVFDSVSKGLTWLVVSVYAGTQLKNRGFVKYPLVLRVWWCFYFPISCYCLVLDFVLYKNLLVSLQLQFVVCDAVYVVTGLFLCCVGLMGRSEASENGIRNGNGNGNGNGLLQEPLLSGDTNGLSNGVEIKESRGGDTVTPYANANVFSILSFSWIGSLVALGNKKPLDLEDVPQLAGIDSVKGAFPLLSDKLGFGGGDNSIMTTSRLVKALIFATWKEYLLTAVLAFVNTVATYVGPYLIDSLVQYLNGRRQFRNEGYFLVFAFVIAKVIESLTLRQWFFKLQQVGTRAKAALIALIYHKGLTLSGQSKQGHTSGEIINFMTVDAERIGDFSWYMHDPWLVFLQVGLALGILYKNLGLASIATLVATVLVMLANIPLGRITEDYQTNLMKSKDERMKATSEILRNMRILKLQGWEMKFLSKIMELRNVEAVWLKKYVYANAIITFVFWGTPTFVAMVTFGTCILLGIPLESGKILSALATFRILQEPIYSLPDVISMIIQTKVSLDRVSSFLRLDDIQTDVVKRLPIGSSDTAVEIVDGTFSWDVSSPNPTLKDINFKVSHGMRVAVCGMVGSGKSSLLSCILGEVPKLSGVVEISGTKAYVAQTPWIQSGRIEDNILFGKEMDRERYDKILEACCLKKDLEILSFGDQTVIGERGINLSGGQKQRIQIARALYQDADIYLFDDPFSAVDAHTGSHLFKECLLGLLESKTVIYITHQVEFLPAADLILVMKGGCIAQSGRYEEILNSGSEFMELVGAHKTALSALDSMNADSVSKDLNVGEGSKMGGDEGSIETRKVVDGKPSEDTAGPKGQIVQEEEREKGRVGFIVYWKYITTAYGGALVPFILLSQILFQIFQIGSNYWMAWATPVSESVEPPVDSVTLLIVYVALAVGSSFCILARAMSLATAGYKTATLLFQKMHLSIFRAPMSFFDSTPSGRILNRASTDQSTVDLNMPYQVGTFAFSIIQLLGIIAVMSQVAWEVFLLFIPVIALCIWLQQYYLPSARELARLIGVCKAPVIQHFAETISGSTTIRSFDQECRFRDTSMKLIDANSRPKFHTAGVMEWLCFRLDILANLTFAFSLIFLISIPQGTIDPSIAGLAVTYGLNLNMLQAWVIWNLCNLENKIISVERILQYASIESEPPLVIEHNRPDEHWPSSGEVDIFNLQVRYAPHMPLVLRGLTCTFLGGKKNGIVGRTGSGKSTLIQTIFRIVEPTAGKISIDGINISLIGLHDLRSKLSIIPQDPTMFEGTVRSNLDPLEEYTDEQIWEVLDKCQLGDEVRNKENKLDSTVSENGENWSVGQRQLVCLGRVLLKKSKVLILDEATASVDTATDNMIQQTLRQHFTDSTVLTIAHRITSVLDSDMVLLLDNGLVEEFDTPSKLLENKSSSFSKLVAEYSIRSNTSFGNTGKP; from the exons ATGATTATTATGTCTAATAATCTCCTTTTTTCTTTATTTAATGGTGATAATATTATGCTTAAGCCCATTTTTCTACATGGGTTTTCTGGGGTTTTACATTTGCTATTCTTGATTATTATTTTTGGTTCATGGGTGTTTAATAAATTTAGGATCAAACAAGGGTTTAGTGAGAATAATGTTGTGAGGTTGTCTTGTTATAGATTGGCCTTGTTTACTTGTTGGGGTTTGGCTCTTTTTAGTGTGGTTATTTGTTTGTTGAATAATTTTTATTGGTATAGAAATGGTTGGTCTGATGTTAAGGTTTTAGTGGTTTTTGATTCTGTGAGTAAAGGGCTTACTTGGTTGGTTGTTTCAGTTTATGCTGGTACTCAGTTGAAAAATAGGGGTTTTGTTAAGTACCCTTTAGTGTTGAGGGTCTGGTGGTGTTTCTATTTTCCGATATCTTGTTATTGTCTTGTTCTTGATTTTGTTTTGTATAAGAACTTGTTGGTGTCTTTACAACTACAGTTTGTGGTTTGTGATGCAGTATATGTAGTCACAGGGTTGTTTTTGTGTTGTGTGGGGCTTATGGGTAGAAGTGAGGCAAGTGAAAATGGAATTAGGAATGGGAATGGGAATGGGAATGGGAATGGCCTTCTACAAGAACCCCTTTTAAGTGGTGATACTAATGGGTTGAGTAATGGGGTAGAGATTAAGGAGTCTCGAGGGGGTGACACTGTGACCCCGTATGCTAATGCTAATGTATTTAGTATTCTTAGTTTCTCTTGGATTGGTTCTTTGGTTGCTTTGGGAAATAAGAAGCCATTGGACCTTGAGGATGTTCCTCAGCTTGCTGGTATTGATAGTGTCAAAGGAGCATTTCCACTTTTGAGTGATAAGTTAGGGTTTGGTGGGGGCGATAATAGTATAATGACTACGTCTAGGTTAGTGAAAGCTCTGATTTTTGCTACGTGGAAGGAATATTTATTAACAGCGGTATTGGCATTTGTGAACACTGTGGCTACCTATGTTGGTCCCTACCTCATAGATTCACTAGTCCAATACCTGAATGGACGTCGGCAGTTTAGAAATGAAGGCTACTTCTTGGTTTTTGCATTTGTTATTGCAAAAGTTATCGAGTCCTTGACGTTGAGGCAATGGTTCTTTAAGTTGCAACAGGTTGGAACCAGAGCCAAGGCAGCTTTGATTGCCTTAATCTACCACAAGGGGTTGACCCTCTCAGGCCAATCAAAGCAGGGTCACACCAGCGGGGAGATCATAAATTTTATGACTGTGGATGCAGAGAGGATAGGTGACTTCAGCTGGTACATGCATGACCCATGGTTGGTCTTCCTTCAGGTTGGTTTGGCATTGGGGATATTATATAAAAATCTTGGGCTTGCTTCAATTGCCACACTAGTTGCAACCGTACTAGTGATGTTAGCAAATATCCCATTGGGTAGAATAACGGAGGATTATCAAACAAATCTTATGAAATCCAAAGATGAGAGGATGAAGGCCACGTCAGAAATCTTAAGGAACATGAGAATTCTCAAGCTTCAGGGCTGGGAAATGAAATTTCTGTCTAAAATTATGGAGCTTAGAAATGTTGAGGCGGTTTGGTTGAAGAAGTATGTATACGCAAATGCCATAATTACTTTTGTCTTTTGGGGCACTCCTACGTTTGTGGCTATGGTAACTTTTGGTACATGTATACTTCTTGGGATCCCACTTGAATCCGGAAAGATTTTATCTGCTCTGGCTACGTTTAGAATCCTTCAAGAGCCTATTTATAGTCTTCCAGACGTAATTTCAATGATAATTCAGACTAAAGTTTCGCTTGACAGGGTTTCATCGTTCCTTCGTCTCGATGACATTCAGACAGATGTTGTAAAGAGGCTTCCCATAGGCAGTTCTGATACTGCAGTTGAAATAGTCGATGGAACCTTTTCTTGGGATGTATCCTCTCCTAATCCAACACTGAAAGATATCAATTTTAAAGTGTCTCATGGCATGCGGGTGGCTGTGTGTGGTATGGTTGGCTCGGGAAAGTCGAGTCTACTTTCCTGTATTCTTGGGGAAGTGCCAAAACTTTCAGGTGTTGTTGAAATAAGTGGAACAAAGGCCTACGTCGCTCAGACTCCGTGGATACAGAGTGGAAGGATAGAAGATAATATATTGTTTGGTAAAGAGATGGACAGAGAAAGGTATGATAAGATTCTTGAAGCATGCTGCTTAAAAAAAGATCTAGAAATTCTTTCCTTTGGAGATCAAACAGTAATAGGTGAGAGGGGAATCAATTTAAGTGGTGGTCAGAAGCAGAGAATACAAATAGCCCGTGCTCTCTACCAAGATGCAGATATTTATCTGTTTGATGATCCATTTAGCGCAGTGGATGCTCATACCGGATCACATCTTTTTAAG GAGTGCTTACTGGGGCTTTTGGAGTCAAAAACAGTTATATACATTACTCATCAAGTAGAGTTCCTACCTGCTGCAGACCTCATTCTT GTGATGAAAGGTGGCTGCATTGCACAATCTGGAAGATATGAAGAGATACTCAATTCAGGGAGCGAGTTCATGGAACTTGTGGGTGCCCATAAGACGGCTTTATCTGCCCTTGATTCCATGAATGCTGATTCAGTATCCAAAGATTTGAATGTTGGGGAAGGTAGCAAAATGGGAGGTGATGAAGGCTCAATAGAAACCAGAAAAGTTGTAGATGGTAAACCTTCAGAAGATACAGCAGGCCCAAAAGGACAGATTGTCCAAGAAGAAGAGAGAGAAAAGGGAAGAGTTGGTTTCATAGTCTATTGGAAATATATCACAACAGCATATGGGGGTGCTCTTGTGCCCTTCATATTATTGTCACAAATTCTCTTTCAAATTTTTCAAATTGGAAGCAATTACTGGATGGCCTGGGCAACTCCTGTGTCAGAAAGTGTGGAACCTCCTGTTGATAGTGTTACGCTTCTGATAGTTTATGTAGCATTGGCAGTAGGAAGTTCCTTTTGTATTCTTGCCAGAGCCATGTCCCTTGCAACTGCTGGGTACAAGACAGCCACACTGCTTTTCCAGAAAATGCATTTGAGCATTTTCCGCGCTCCGATGTCTTTCTTTGATTCCACACCAAGTGGGCGCATCTTGAATAGA GCATCTACAGACCAAAGCACAGTTGACTTGAACATGCCTTATCAAGTTGGGACTTTTGCCTTTTCCATTATACAACTTCTTGGAATTATTGCTGTAATGTCGCAGGTGGCATGGGAGGTCTTTTTGCTATTTATTCCTGTCATTGCGTTATGCATTTGGTTACAG CAATATTACTTGCCTTCGGCACGGGAATTAGCACGCTTAATTGGGGTCTGTAAAGCTCCAGTTATACAACATTTTGCTGAAACAATCTCAGGATCAACTACAATTAGGAGCTTCGATCAAGAATGCAGATTTCGTGATACGAGTATGAAGTTAATTGATGCAAACTCTAGGCCGAAGTTTCACACCGCTGGTGTAATGGAGTGGCTATGCTTCCGCTTGGATATTTTGGCTAATCTTACATTTGCCTTTTCCTTAATCTTTTTGATATCTATCCCCCAGGGAACAATTGATCCAA GCATAGCCGGCTTAGCAGTTACATATGGGCTTAATCTAAATATGTTACAAGCTTGGGTTATATGGAACCTTTGCAatttagagaataaaattatatCAGTTGAAAGAATACTTCAGTACGCTTCTATCGAGAGTGAGCCTCCTCTCGTCATAGAGCATAATAGACCAGATGAGCACTGGCCATCTTCTGGTGAAGTTGATATTTTTAATCTTCAG GTCCGGTATGCACCTCATATGCCCCTTGTTTTGCGAGGTCTTACTTGCACCTTCCTGGGAGGAAAGAAGAATGGAATAGTAGGGAGAACTGGAAGTGGTAAATCAACTCTTATACAAACAATATTTCGTATTGTGGAACCAACAGCTGGTAAAATTTCGATAGATGGTATCAACATTTCATTGATTGGATTGCATGATTTGCGATCTAAATTAAGCATAATTCCCCAAGATCCAACCATGTTTGAGGGGACAGTGCGAAGCAATCTGGACCCTCTTGAAGAGTATACAGACGAGC